The Cytophagales bacterium nucleotide sequence CAGCAATATCAAACTAACTGTAGCGCGATATTTATATCGCGGGATATATAATTTTACCACGAAATAAATTTCGTGCTGCAATATTTTTACTTTTTACTTTTTACTTAAAAATAAACTCCTAAAAGAAATCCAAAATTGGGTACTACACCGGTATTAAAGCCAAGTAAGCTGTTATCGCTTGTAATATAACCGTTCATAGAAGCTTTAATATTATTTTGACTGTATTTTACCCCTCCACCTCCAAAAACATCCAGCACCGCTACATTGTTTACTATAAATTGATAACCCATAATAAGCCCGCCTCCAACTGACCAGGCTTCTACAAATTCATTTTCTGTTATAATCCCCCCCGGAGAACATTGATTATCAGGACAAAAATAACTTATTTTTTTATCCATGCTTATTTGCTTATAAAACAGGTAAGGCGCTCCATATAAACCCGAAAGCTTATTATTCATTAGACCCATGAGCCGTTTTGCACCTTTTTCAAGATATATTCTGTAATGTACCTCAACAGACAGCCCGAATACGTCTTTGGCATTATATATATTTGATTCTTCGGCAAACGTTACCCCTGGCAATAATTGAATAGTCCGGTTTTTTCCAATAGTATGTTCTAAGCCTATCATAAAGGTACTTGTGATAAAGTGAAAGGGGCTTAATTTTAGCGTGTTGTCTTTGTGAATAACCAAATTTCCTGAAAAGATAGTATCGTTTTGAGCAGTCAGCAAGAATGGGGTAAAGAGCAGCATAATAGCAGTAGCAGCAATAAACCTGCTCCTAATTTTGATGGTTATATTGTTATATTGTTTCATTGTTACATTGTTACATAGCTCTAACGTTAATATTGTTTCATTGTTTTGCGATTTATTGTTAGCAAAACGTATGGCTCTATGCGCTATGCGCTATCAAGGTAAACTCTTTTCAAATTCTTCGTTTTTCAGGTTCGGATCAAGTTGAACCGCTTGATAATAGTGTTTTTGAGCTTTACTTATTTTGCCGGTAAGATAAAAAACCCGGGCTATTTTATAATGATATTCCCCAACTTTCGGTTTTAGATCAGCAGCTTTTTGAGCATAATGGAGCGCCAGATCATAATTATTAAAAGGTTCTTGTGATAAAATCATGCTCAATCCGACATAAGGTGCAACTTGACTGGCATCACTGGACATAGCTTTTTCGTAGTAACCTTTTGCCTTTTTCTTATCAGCATCTATTTCAGCAATTGAACCTAAATACATATTTGCCATGTAATGCCCTGGTTTGATTTTAACTATATTTAAAAAGCTGTTTTTTGCCCTCACATATTGTGCTTGCTGGTAATAAATTACTCCCAAATATTGTAATGTAAGAACGTCATAAGGATTTATTTTCAGCGCTCTTTCAAAATGCCATTGCCCTTTCTTTTGGTCATAATATTGAGGATTTTCAGCGATGTAGTAGAA carries:
- a CDS encoding DUF3575 domain-containing protein; translated protein: MKQYNNITIKIRSRFIAATAIMLLFTPFLLTAQNDTIFSGNLVIHKDNTLKLSPFHFITSTFMIGLEHTIGKNRTIQLLPGVTFAEESNIYNAKDVFGLSVEVHYRIYLEKGAKRLMGLMNNKLSGLYGAPYLFYKQISMDKKISYFCPDNQCSPGGIITENEFVEAWSVGGGLIMGYQFIVNNVAVLDVFGGGGVKYSQNNIKASMNGYITSDNSLLGFNTGVVPNFGFLLGVYF